From one Methanobrevibacter woesei genomic stretch:
- a CDS encoding cobalt-precorrin-7 (C(5))-methyltransferase, whose amino-acid sequence MNKIYIVGIGPGSSDYLTKKAIETVKNSDITVGSERAIKLFDEIQEKISFNVKDLVEKLEEAVELAINGSTVSILSTGDPGFSGVLKTVLRIADEKGFNKENIEVIPGISSLQLAAAKNHIQWDMANVMTFHGRENIEDILPVINNGKTTIALPSRKVKDMAQFLLDNNVNPNRKVTVCERLSYDNEKIVHSTLKEIANSEFTYMCIMIIY is encoded by the coding sequence ATGAATAAAATATATATTGTTGGAATTGGACCTGGATCTAGTGACTATTTAACAAAAAAAGCAATAGAAACTGTTAAAAATTCAGATATTACAGTTGGAAGTGAAAGAGCAATAAAATTATTTGATGAAATTCAGGAAAAGATTTCATTTAATGTAAAAGACCTTGTTGAAAAGTTAGAAGAAGCTGTTGAACTAGCTATTAATGGATCAACTGTATCAATATTGTCTACAGGAGATCCTGGATTTTCAGGAGTGTTAAAAACCGTGCTTAGAATAGCTGATGAAAAAGGATTCAATAAAGAAAATATTGAAGTCATACCTGGAATAAGTTCATTGCAATTAGCTGCTGCAAAAAACCATATACAATGGGACATGGCAAATGTTATGACTTTTCATGGTCGTGAAAACATTGAAGACATATTACCAGTTATAAATAATGGAAAAACCACCATTGCATTACCTTCACGTAAAGTAAAAGATATGGCACAATTTTTATTAGATAATAATGTCAATCCAAATCGTAAAGTTACAGTTTGTGAAAGATTAAGTTATGATAATGAGAAAATTGTACATTCCACACTTAAAGAAATAGCAAATAGCGAATTTACATATATGTGCATAATGATTATTTACTAA
- a CDS encoding ArsA family ATPase: MAFKDYFKFNKDQTTFLFVGGKGGVGKTSISSATALWLANQGNKTLIVSTDPAHSLSDSLEVPIGSYPREIKTNLYAVEIDPDEAMAQKQAVIEAQKANSSDKNSLMGLDMLSDQLDIASASPGADEAAAFEVFMSVMTSNEYDVVVFDTAPTGHTLRLLSFPEVMDSWVGKLMKIKSKLGAAANSLKNIIPFMDADEDIQSTKELEETKEKIDQAKAVLSDPERTTFKMVVIPEEMSIYESERALEALEKYDITVDSVIVNQVMPDITDCDFCHSRHKLQQKRLALIEQKFPDQIITEVPLFKDEVKGQEKLLKLAEILYEGKNNDEVEADIIQL; encoded by the coding sequence TTGGCATTTAAAGATTATTTCAAATTTAACAAAGATCAAACTACATTTTTATTTGTTGGTGGTAAAGGTGGAGTTGGAAAAACTTCAATTTCATCAGCTACTGCTTTATGGTTGGCTAATCAAGGTAATAAAACTTTAATCGTATCTACTGATCCTGCTCATTCTTTATCTGATTCTTTAGAAGTACCAATTGGTTCTTATCCTCGTGAAATAAAAACTAATTTGTATGCAGTGGAAATTGACCCAGATGAAGCTATGGCACAAAAACAAGCTGTAATTGAAGCACAGAAAGCAAATTCTAGTGATAAAAACAGTTTGATGGGTCTTGATATGTTGTCTGACCAATTAGATATTGCATCTGCTTCTCCAGGAGCTGATGAAGCAGCAGCATTTGAAGTGTTTATGTCTGTTATGACTTCAAATGAATATGATGTTGTAGTATTTGATACAGCACCAACTGGCCATACATTAAGATTATTATCATTCCCTGAAGTTATGGACTCTTGGGTTGGAAAATTAATGAAAATCAAATCTAAATTAGGTGCTGCAGCTAACTCATTAAAAAATATTATTCCATTTATGGATGCAGATGAAGATATTCAATCTACAAAAGAACTTGAAGAAACAAAAGAAAAAATTGACCAAGCTAAAGCAGTATTATCTGATCCTGAAAGGACTACCTTTAAAATGGTTGTTATTCCAGAGGAAATGTCCATTTACGAGTCTGAAAGAGCTTTAGAAGCTTTAGAAAAATATGATATTACTGTAGATAGTGTTATTGTAAATCAAGTAATGCCGGACATAACTGATTGTGATTTCTGTCATTCTAGACACAAATTACAACAAAAACGTCTTGCATTAATTGAACAAAAATTCCCAGATCAAATTATTACTGAAGTTCCTTTATTCAAAGATGAAGTTAAAGGTCAAGAAAAATTATTAAAATTAGCTGAAATCTTATATGAAGGAAAAAATAATGATGAAGTTGAAGCTGATATAATTCAGTTATAA
- a CDS encoding metallophosphoesterase, translated as MTGSREMMFNVDFDESKFELVKVNVKIKKLDPVFDGYTIVNITDIHLGQWLSPKIFEGVVDYINALNPDMITLTGDYVSYILDKYEKPLEHGFKRLEAKDVKLAVLGNHDHWLGEKKIREILKNSDIIDVSNDVYTLKRNSENGEKILNIAGVDSYMLGKDNLNQVMERLPKEGPAIILVHEPDFASKSSKTNRFALQISGHSHGGQFIIPGTGTTIFRGSYSTKYPVGKYKVGNMLQYTSKGLGTNVFWMRINCKPEITLFTLKSEH; from the coding sequence ATGACTGGATCTAGAGAAATGATGTTTAATGTGGATTTTGATGAATCCAAATTTGAATTAGTGAAAGTTAATGTTAAAATAAAAAAATTAGACCCTGTTTTTGACGGATATACAATTGTTAACATAACTGATATTCATTTAGGGCAATGGTTAAGTCCTAAAATATTTGAAGGAGTTGTAGACTACATAAATGCTTTAAACCCAGATATGATAACTTTAACAGGAGATTATGTTTCATATATTTTAGATAAATATGAAAAACCCCTAGAACATGGATTTAAAAGACTTGAAGCGAAAGATGTAAAGTTAGCAGTTTTAGGAAATCACGACCATTGGTTAGGTGAGAAAAAAATAAGAGAAATACTAAAAAATTCAGATATTATCGATGTTAGTAATGACGTTTATACATTAAAAAGAAATAGTGAAAATGGAGAAAAAATACTGAATATAGCTGGTGTTGATAGCTATATGCTTGGAAAAGATAATCTAAATCAAGTAATGGAAAGATTACCTAAAGAAGGACCAGCCATAATATTAGTTCATGAACCCGACTTTGCAAGCAAATCATCAAAAACTAATAGGTTTGCTCTTCAAATATCTGGACATTCACATGGAGGGCAATTTATAATTCCTGGAACTGGAACAACCATATTTAGAGGATCTTACTCTACAAAATACCCTGTTGGAAAATATAAAGTTGGAAATATGCTCCAATATACAAGTAAAGGCCTTGGAACTAATGTATTTTGGATGAGAATTAATTGTAAACCTGAAATAACACTTTTTACACTTAAATCAGAACACTGA
- a CDS encoding MSCRAMM family protein: MIEKRHVVIFVFLLFLLIGTVSASDVDNTTETTNTAILNEDKGVINEIEGTLETKDLDMYYKDGAHKVNVYDNDKNPLPDIPVNITVNGITYYRITDDNGFAKLNINLDPGKYEITTDCILGTKHISKLNNINVKPMNATLVGSTYMDVGYKSDKYTVQLVGGNNKPLANQQLTFTINQVSYDRITDENGEASLNINLNPDKVYTIKTEHHGIGHYKSAKDLDGYIAVNTYKTSIIGNNLNIEFRKGKYTVQLVTEKNKPLIQHPVIFTVNGVSYERLTNLTGHASLNINLDPGTYQISYKFEETLGYKGSSGDKLITVKTNEVNLSGEDMEIGYGGYETYFVTLMDDNKPLEGLNIKNEIYKNGQLIDTQYKQTEEDGIARVIINLEPGEYKIKSSVIDFGYSAETISNTLTIIRQNLTAESKDIILNRKGSYFVVNLKNEATNQSVINETVNITVNGITYARVTDNNGDAKLRINLDPGKYEVTWIYSGSNGYKPVSGSNIILRDDNYKLETTITVPSTNISKKGSYLESILKDSNGLPIEGEIISYFVSGIEYKKVTDANGIARLKINLSDGNYSVKLKHAPTGKFGQSETTILLNVNKVPNFNYTIELINGITKNDKSIDFIRDIKIHINGNSYLFTTNSPYTQNTVIKDNENYFISYLGEKMNNDFKTQGINLKLENQKLKITYSGKTNDVVSQFSAIYRPTTVNNYKGEAVDIILENEKIATIEFTERLFTTNSVYDLIGVGYQFFSFEQINTSLKMDNQSMHKSTYLAYGSGELYEWNEYDKYELLETYILGKSKVNDTILNNALSQRYNLDNSYLSDAYDFYIAGLYCLWSSTYINDQLAENNNVSWDRETLVLVYSDWLGIKLDTLGKMDVTGENESNIKNFRINSGIVYSLCEKAGLQLLGIEGESAASEIYEGINEGKSLVIDKIDDQVIIKIANSTNRFVINLTSGSLGAYVNIDSELISDKIQLKGVHGIYGIRYLKPINLQKQVNYQMTVMKNYLEFLNPFNGHIKMDMGIALEFGGKLLPTAVGGIKTGTAGGVVAGLYVVYASNELIVEYRDKYIEDKYWQYFPNRNTVNAKTIFTINQETGYTDFVEIPYDKNGNLDMDNANYVDSITGRRDLTDYEKVIFKNWDY; encoded by the coding sequence ATGATTGAAAAAAGGCATGTAGTAATTTTTGTTTTCCTATTATTTTTATTAATAGGAACCGTATCTGCAAGTGATGTAGACAATACAACAGAAACAACAAATACAGCTATTTTAAATGAAGATAAAGGAGTGATAAATGAAATAGAAGGTACTCTAGAGACAAAAGACTTAGATATGTATTATAAAGATGGTGCACATAAAGTAAATGTTTATGATAATGATAAAAATCCATTACCTGACATTCCAGTGAATATAACAGTTAATGGCATAACATATTATCGGATAACTGATGATAATGGATTTGCTAAACTAAATATCAATCTTGATCCTGGAAAATATGAAATAACAACTGATTGTATACTTGGAACAAAACATATCTCCAAACTAAATAATATAAACGTGAAACCTATGAACGCCACACTTGTTGGCAGCACATATATGGACGTAGGTTATAAAAGCGATAAATACACAGTTCAATTAGTTGGAGGCAATAATAAACCACTGGCTAATCAGCAATTAACATTCACAATAAATCAAGTTTCTTATGATAGGATAACAGATGAAAATGGAGAAGCAAGCCTAAACATCAATTTAAATCCAGATAAAGTTTATACAATTAAAACAGAACATCATGGAATTGGACATTACAAAAGTGCCAAAGATTTAGATGGATATATAGCAGTTAATACTTATAAGACATCCATAATTGGAAATAACTTAAATATAGAATTTAGAAAAGGAAAATATACTGTTCAATTAGTTACAGAAAAAAATAAACCTTTAATTCAACACCCAGTCATTTTCACAGTGAATGGAGTTAGTTATGAGAGACTTACAAATTTAACAGGACATGCAAGTTTAAATATAAACTTAGATCCCGGTACTTATCAGATATCCTACAAATTTGAAGAAACATTGGGATATAAAGGAAGTTCAGGAGATAAACTCATTACTGTTAAAACAAATGAAGTTAATCTCAGTGGAGAAGATATGGAAATAGGATATGGAGGTTATGAAACTTATTTTGTAACTTTAATGGACGATAATAAACCTTTAGAAGGACTTAACATTAAAAATGAAATTTATAAAAATGGACAACTCATTGATACACAATATAAACAGACAGAAGAAGATGGAATAGCTAGAGTAATAATTAATCTAGAACCTGGAGAATATAAAATAAAAAGTAGTGTAATAGATTTTGGTTACTCTGCTGAAACCATTTCAAACACCTTAACTATAATTCGTCAGAACTTAACTGCAGAAAGTAAAGACATAATATTAAATAGAAAAGGGTCCTATTTCGTTGTAAATTTAAAAAATGAAGCAACAAATCAAAGTGTAATCAATGAAACAGTTAACATTACCGTTAATGGAATAACTTATGCTCGAGTTACTGACAATAACGGAGATGCAAAATTAAGAATAAATCTCGATCCTGGAAAATATGAAGTTACATGGATATACAGTGGAAGTAATGGATATAAACCTGTTTCTGGAAGTAACATCATACTGAGAGATGATAATTACAAATTAGAAACAACAATCACTGTTCCTTCAACAAATATATCTAAAAAAGGAAGTTATTTAGAATCCATTCTAAAAGATTCCAATGGATTACCAATTGAAGGAGAAATTATATCCTATTTCGTTTCTGGAATTGAATATAAAAAAGTAACCGATGCAAATGGAATTGCAAGGCTTAAAATAAATTTAAGTGATGGAAATTATTCTGTTAAATTAAAACATGCTCCAACAGGAAAATTTGGACAATCAGAAACAACAATATTATTAAATGTCAATAAAGTTCCAAATTTTAATTACACAATTGAATTAATAAACGGAATAACAAAAAATGACAAATCTATTGATTTTATACGAGATATTAAAATCCATATCAATGGTAATAGCTATTTATTCACTACAAATTCTCCGTACACACAAAATACCGTTATAAAAGATAATGAAAACTATTTTATTTCTTATCTTGGAGAAAAGATGAATAATGACTTTAAAACACAGGGGATCAATTTAAAACTTGAGAATCAGAAGTTAAAAATAACTTATAGTGGAAAAACTAACGATGTTGTAAGTCAATTTAGTGCCATCTATAGACCTACAACTGTAAATAACTATAAAGGAGAAGCCGTTGATATAATTCTAGAAAATGAAAAAATAGCAACAATTGAATTTACAGAAAGATTATTCACTACTAATTCCGTTTATGATTTAATTGGAGTTGGTTATCAATTCTTTAGCTTTGAACAAATTAATACTAGCTTAAAAATGGATAATCAAAGTATGCATAAAAGCACTTATCTTGCTTATGGAAGTGGAGAACTCTACGAATGGAATGAATATGACAAGTATGAACTTTTAGAAACTTATATTCTTGGTAAATCAAAAGTAAATGACACTATTTTAAACAATGCACTTTCTCAACGTTATAACCTAGACAACAGTTATTTGTCAGATGCTTATGATTTTTATATAGCTGGATTATACTGTCTTTGGAGTTCAACTTATATTAATGATCAACTAGCTGAGAACAATAATGTAAGTTGGGATAGGGAAACATTAGTATTAGTTTATTCTGATTGGCTTGGAATAAAGTTAGACACACTTGGAAAAATGGATGTAACAGGAGAAAATGAAAGCAATATTAAAAACTTCAGAATAAATTCCGGAATTGTATATTCCTTATGTGAAAAAGCAGGCTTACAGTTATTAGGAATTGAAGGTGAATCTGCAGCTAGTGAAATATATGAAGGAATAAATGAAGGAAAATCTCTTGTTATTGACAAAATTGATGACCAGGTAATAATAAAAATTGCAAATTCCACTAACAGGTTTGTTATTAACCTCACCAGTGGTTCTTTAGGAGCTTATGTCAATATAGATAGCGAATTAATATCTGATAAAATTCAATTAAAAGGAGTTCATGGAATTTATGGAATTAGATATCTAAAACCAATTAATCTTCAAAAACAAGTTAATTATCAGATGACAGTTATGAAAAATTATCTAGAATTCCTAAATCCCTTTAATGGACATATTAAAATGGATATGGGAATTGCTCTTGAGTTTGGAGGTAAATTACTCCCAACAGCAGTTGGTGGTATAAAAACAGGTACAGCCGGAGGAGTTGTAGCTGGTCTTTATGTAGTATATGCATCTAATGAACTTATTGTTGAATATAGAGATAAATATATTGAAGACAAATACTGGCAATATTTCCCAAATAGGAATACAGTAAATGCTAAAACAATCTTCACAATCAACCAAGAAACAGGATACACTGACTTTGTTGAAATTCCTTATGATAAAAATGGAAATCTAGATATGGATAATGCAAATTACGTAGATTCTATAACTGGAAGAAGAGATTTAACAGACTATGAAAAAGTAATCTTTAAAAATTGGGACTATTAA
- a CDS encoding phage holin family protein — protein MTSKQTIKSWIITILDTIIIGIGNIAAVIAMSYICTDFILGPMYNAILIVAAVSIINFLIWPLIRKFVMPFLIYTFGIGMIIITCLIFYGVCHFIPGVSGGLAAVIQVPLVMALVTGIISSLINLDLDKSHIIGLKKQAIKKKRKSKKYPGLIMLEIDGLSASTLKKAIEKGYMPTVKQWLDDKSHKLTPWETDLSSQTSSSQAGILHGNNKDIVAFRWVEKENNNKIMVSSKFSHAKAIEERISDGNGLLADNGASRINMFSGDTDNVIFTSSKLRDIRKLYNFSWYAVFSSFYTFQRILILFIYDMLVEIKSQIMHKIRNIQPRLKRGLIYIGARGGANVFLREVATETLIGDLLIGEIDSAYATYTGYDEIAHHSGVEDDDVWSVLRSIDLQFFRLQKAVDIGDRDYEFVILSDHGQGKGATFKQRYGISFPNFVRSLIPEDMTIFSAMDSNLDHLKEIYSTEGRLENIKDKMDKLKNEQITESKTYNTLKDKYDESKTINNIKTRYGESLDFILNQKDNIIKNKYEDVLQYIKSHESLRYTVKKPEESELIVLGSGNLALIYFTQWNHRLTYEEIITLFPNIIPELVKHPGIGFILVDSKRHGPMVLGDEGVYYLDSDEIVGKNPIENFGKNVVKHLKRHNSFKHVPDILVNSFYDPETDEICAFEELIGSHGGLGGNQTKPFLIYPSQWEIPKEIVGGESIYKILKKEINKLKEDKNE, from the coding sequence ATGACCTCAAAACAAACAATAAAAAGTTGGATAATAACTATTCTAGACACAATAATAATCGGAATAGGAAATATTGCTGCTGTAATAGCTATGTCTTACATTTGTACTGATTTCATATTAGGACCAATGTATAATGCTATATTAATTGTTGCAGCAGTTTCTATAATCAATTTTTTAATTTGGCCACTAATTAGAAAATTTGTAATGCCCTTTTTGATTTATACATTTGGAATTGGAATGATAATAATAACCTGCCTTATCTTTTATGGTGTTTGTCATTTCATCCCAGGAGTTAGTGGAGGTCTTGCAGCAGTTATTCAGGTCCCATTGGTTATGGCTCTTGTAACTGGAATTATTTCAAGCTTAATTAACTTAGATTTAGATAAAAGCCATATTATTGGGCTTAAAAAGCAAGCTATAAAAAAGAAACGAAAGTCCAAAAAATACCCTGGATTAATAATGCTTGAAATTGATGGACTTTCAGCAAGCACACTAAAAAAAGCAATTGAAAAAGGATATATGCCAACAGTTAAGCAATGGCTAGATGATAAAAGCCATAAGCTAACCCCATGGGAAACAGATTTATCAAGTCAAACAAGTTCAAGTCAAGCAGGAATATTACATGGCAATAATAAAGATATTGTTGCATTTAGATGGGTTGAAAAGGAAAATAATAACAAAATAATGGTTTCTTCTAAATTTTCACATGCAAAAGCTATTGAAGAAAGAATATCTGATGGAAATGGATTGTTAGCTGATAACGGTGCAAGCAGAATCAATATGTTTTCTGGAGATACTGACAATGTTATTTTTACTTCAAGTAAGCTAAGAGACATTAGAAAGCTATACAATTTTTCATGGTATGCAGTATTCTCAAGTTTTTATACATTCCAACGTATTTTAATCTTGTTTATATATGATATGCTTGTTGAAATTAAATCTCAAATTATGCACAAAATAAGAAATATTCAACCAAGATTAAAAAGAGGATTGATTTATATTGGTGCTCGTGGAGGAGCTAATGTATTTTTAAGAGAAGTAGCTACTGAAACATTAATTGGAGATTTGTTAATTGGAGAAATAGATTCTGCATATGCAACTTACACAGGTTACGATGAAATAGCACATCACTCAGGAGTTGAAGATGACGATGTATGGAGTGTCTTAAGAAGTATAGATTTACAATTTTTCCGCTTACAGAAAGCAGTAGATATAGGAGATAGAGATTATGAATTTGTAATCTTATCTGATCATGGACAGGGAAAAGGAGCTACATTTAAACAAAGATATGGAATTTCTTTTCCTAACTTTGTTAGGAGTTTAATACCTGAAGATATGACCATATTCAGTGCAATGGACTCTAATTTAGACCATTTAAAAGAAATTTACAGCACAGAAGGACGACTTGAAAATATTAAAGACAAAATGGATAAACTCAAAAATGAACAGATAACTGAAAGTAAGACTTATAATACTTTAAAAGACAAATATGATGAAAGTAAAACCATTAACAACATTAAAACAAGGTATGGTGAAAGTTTAGACTTTATATTAAATCAAAAAGACAATATAATAAAAAACAAATACGAAGATGTTCTACAGTATATAAAATCTCATGAATCATTAAGATATACAGTTAAAAAGCCAGAAGAATCTGAATTAATTGTATTAGGTTCTGGAAACTTGGCATTAATCTATTTCACCCAATGGAATCATAGATTAACTTACGAAGAAATAATTACTCTTTTCCCAAATATTATTCCAGAACTTGTTAAACATCCAGGAATTGGTTTTATATTAGTAGATTCCAAAAGACATGGGCCAATGGTACTTGGAGACGAAGGAGTTTATTATTTAGATTCTGATGAAATAGTTGGAAAAAATCCAATTGAAAACTTTGGAAAAAATGTTGTCAAACATCTTAAAAGACATAATTCATTTAAACATGTCCCAGATATTTTAGTAAATAGTTTTTACGACCCTGAAACTGATGAAATATGTGCTTTTGAAGAACTTATTGGAAGCCATGGAGGACTTGGTGGAAATCAAACAAAACCATTCTTAATCTATCCATCCCAATGGGAGATTCCAAAGGAGATTGTTGGTGGAGAATCCATTTACAAGATACTTAAAAAAGAAATTAACAAATTAAAAGAGGATAAAAATGAATAA
- a CDS encoding NAD+ synthase, protein MSELPQLDCKKTKEKIIEFIKTKMSEANAEGLVVGLSGGIDSTLSAFLATEAVGKENVFGVSMPSTTTPTEDKVHGTDLANILGIEYREIGIDSILNEYLTLTNYITYNDPLAIGNLKARIRMSIIYYYANAKNYMVIGTGNRSELLIGYFTKYGDGACDIEPIGDLYKLQVRELAKYMNVPSEIIEKPPRAGLWDNQTDEDEIGMKYEVLDNLLYLYVDKKEDISKIAENLNISVEEVERIIKKVKINAHKTRIPESPKRCDL, encoded by the coding sequence ATGAGCGAACTTCCACAATTGGACTGCAAGAAAACAAAAGAAAAGATTATAGAGTTTATAAAAACTAAAATGTCTGAAGCTAATGCTGAAGGTTTAGTAGTTGGATTAAGTGGAGGAATAGATTCAACATTATCAGCATTTCTAGCTACAGAAGCTGTTGGAAAAGAAAATGTATTTGGAGTCAGTATGCCTTCAACAACAACACCAACAGAAGATAAAGTTCATGGTACTGATTTAGCCAATATTTTAGGCATTGAATATAGAGAAATTGGTATTGACAGTATTTTAAATGAATATTTGACACTTACTAATTATATTACATACAATGACCCGCTAGCTATTGGAAATCTCAAAGCAAGGATTAGAATGAGTATTATCTACTACTATGCAAATGCTAAAAATTACATGGTAATAGGAACTGGAAATAGAAGTGAGTTGTTAATAGGTTACTTCACCAAATACGGTGATGGAGCCTGTGATATTGAACCAATTGGAGATTTATACAAGCTTCAAGTTAGAGAACTTGCAAAATACATGAATGTTCCATCTGAAATTATAGAAAAACCTCCTCGTGCAGGATTATGGGACAATCAAACTGATGAAGATGAAATTGGAATGAAATATGAAGTACTTGATAATCTCCTCTATCTTTATGTTGATAAAAAAGAAGATATTTCAAAAATAGCTGAAAATCTTAATATTTCAGTTGAGGAAGTTGAAAGAATTATTAAAAAAGTTAAAATAAATGCTCATAAAACTAGAATTCCTGAATCTCCTAAGAGATGTGATTTATAA
- a CDS encoding redox-regulated ATPase YchF encodes MLQIAVTGKPNVGKSSFFNSATSSSVEMANYPFTTIDANKAVAHVVSDCPCKELDVTCNPRNSICIDGKRLIPVELIDVAGLVPGAHEGKGLGNKFLDDLMQAKVLIHVIDASGSTNAEGQPVEAGSHDPLDDLEFMEHEIVMWMYGILNRNWSRLVRKIEAEKLDIAKVIFDQLSGTGISLEDIIEAKRTVNPDYTKWDEEEFIKLTRNILRIAKPMLIIANKADLPTSEENIKRIKEKYPNVIPTSAESEIALVKAAESGLIKYTSGDSDFEILKEDELSPNQLKALEYIRTNILEKYGSTGVQQALNEAIFNLLNMIVVYPVEDEHKYTDQKGNVLPDAILIPKGSVPRELAYMVHSDIGDNFMHAVDARKNMRVASDYELSNNDIISIITR; translated from the coding sequence ATGCTACAAATTGCTGTTACTGGAAAACCAAATGTTGGAAAATCATCTTTTTTTAATTCTGCCACTTCTTCAAGTGTTGAAATGGCTAATTATCCTTTTACAACAATTGATGCAAACAAAGCTGTTGCACATGTTGTTAGTGATTGTCCTTGTAAAGAATTAGATGTTACTTGTAATCCGAGAAATTCTATTTGTATTGATGGAAAAAGATTAATTCCTGTTGAACTTATAGATGTTGCAGGTTTAGTTCCAGGGGCACATGAAGGTAAAGGTTTAGGTAATAAGTTTTTAGATGATTTAATGCAAGCTAAAGTATTAATTCATGTTATTGATGCATCTGGATCTACTAATGCTGAAGGTCAACCTGTAGAGGCAGGAAGTCATGATCCTTTAGATGATTTGGAATTTATGGAACATGAAATTGTAATGTGGATGTATGGAATCTTAAACAGAAATTGGAGCAGACTTGTTCGTAAAATTGAGGCTGAAAAGTTAGATATAGCTAAAGTAATATTTGATCAGCTATCTGGAACTGGTATATCTCTTGAAGATATTATTGAAGCAAAAAGAACTGTTAATCCAGATTACACTAAATGGGATGAAGAAGAATTTATTAAATTAACACGCAATATTTTAAGAATAGCTAAACCAATGCTAATTATCGCTAATAAAGCTGATTTACCAACTTCTGAAGAAAATATTAAAAGAATAAAAGAAAAATATCCAAATGTAATTCCAACCTCAGCAGAATCTGAAATTGCGCTTGTAAAAGCTGCTGAATCAGGATTAATTAAATATACTTCTGGGGATTCTGATTTTGAAATTCTTAAAGAAGATGAATTATCACCAAATCAACTTAAAGCTTTAGAGTATATCAGAACCAATATTTTAGAGAAATATGGAAGTACTGGTGTTCAACAGGCATTAAATGAAGCTATTTTTAATTTACTTAACATGATTGTTGTTTATCCAGTAGAAGATGAACATAAATACACTGATCAAAAAGGAAATGTTTTGCCTGATGCAATATTAATTCCAAAAGGTTCAGTTCCTCGTGAATTGGCTTACATGGTTCATTCTGATATTGGGGATAATTTTATGCATGCTGTTGATGCCCGTAAAAACATGAGGGTAGCTAGTGATTATGAACTTTCAAATAATGATATTATCAGTATAATTACAAGGTGA